From one Colletotrichum destructivum chromosome 3, complete sequence genomic stretch:
- a CDS encoding Putative Longin domain, v-SNARE, coiled-coil domain-containing protein, with protein MASSSTPITPLLYSCIAHNNTILSECTTSASSQTSSLASLILPKIDHSSPQKLTYTHGSHHIHYIAEAPSDHPDHPSAGGLTFLVIADASLGRRIPFGFLFEIRRRFLEQFPAESTDYAELPNYGAASYNGQLKKFMVDYGTTSGGKDDAISNVQREIDDVRGIMTRNIEGLLERGERIDLLVDKTDRLGGSAREFRVRSRGLKRKMWWKNVKLMALLTLVVVLIVLAIVIAVKN; from the exons ATGGCTTCCTCATCGACGCCCATCACCCCCTTGCTCTA CTCGTGCATAGCACACAACAATACCATCCTCAGCGAATGCacgacatcggcctcgtcgcagACCTCgtccctcgcctccctcatCCTACCCAAGATCGATCACAGCAGCCCTCAGAAGCTGACCTACACCCATGGCTCGCACCATATCCATTACATCGCCGAGGCGCCCTCAGACCACCCAGACCACCCGTCCGCCGGCGGTCTCaccttcctcgtcatcgccgatGCCTCGTTGGGCCGCCGCATCCCCTTCGGCTTCCTCTTCGAgatccgccgccgcttcctcGAGCAGTTCCCAGCCGAGTCAACCGACTACGCCGAGCTGCCAAACTATGGCGCTGCCAGTTATAACGGCCAGCTTAAGAAGTTCATGGTCGACTACGGCACCACAagcggcggcaaggacgaCGCCATCTCCAATGTCCAGCGCGAAatcgacgacgtccgcgGCATTATGACGCGCAACATCGAGGGTCTGCTCGAGAGGGGCGAGCGCATCGATCTTCTTGTCGACAAGACGGACCGTCTCGGTGGCAGCGCCCGCGAATTCCGCGTCCGCAGCCGCGGCCTGAAGCGCAAGATGTGGTGGAAGAACGTCAAGCTCATGGCGCTGCTGACGCTTGTTGTCGTGCTGATTGTCCTTGCGATTGTAATTGCGGTGAAAAACTGA
- a CDS encoding Putative peptidase C12, ubiquitin carboxyl-terminal hydrolase, producing the protein MSSTNPDPSAAAPAFIPLEANPELMTSLLHKLGLSPALSVHDVYSLTDPDMLSFVPRPALAVLLVFPVSAAYESHRLAEDSLLDEYKGKGPQEPVVWFRQTIRNACGLMGLLHAVANGPAREYIQKPSDLDTLIENAVPLDPVARAQLLEKTPSLATAHREAASQGATEAPEASDDVDLHYVCFVRGEDGTLWELDGRRKGPLNRGQLDAGEDVLSEKALTWGPRKFLEREGADLRFSAVALAGSLD; encoded by the exons ATGTCATCGACGAACCCGGAcccctccgccgcggcgcccgCTTTCATCCCCCTCGAGGCAAACCCGGAGCTCATGACGTCGCTCCTGCACAAGCTCGGCCTCTCGCCCGCGCTCTCGGTCCACGACGTCTACTCCCTCACCGACCCAGACATGCTCTCCTTCGTGCCCCgccccgccctcgccgtcctcctcgtcttccccgtCAGCGCCGCCTACGAGAGCCACCGCCTGGCGGAGGACTCGCTGCTGGACGAGTACAAAGGAAAAGGGCCGCAGGAGCCCGTCGTGTGGTTCCGCCAGACCATCCGCAACGCCTGCGGGCTGATGGGCCTGTTGCACGCCGTCGCGAACGGACCTGCTAGGGAGTACATCC AAAAACCCTCGgacctcgacaccctcaTCGAGAACGCCGTGCCCCTCGACCCCGTCGCGCGcgcccagcttctcgagaAGACGCCCTCCCTGGCGACGGCCCACCGCGAGGCCGCCTCGCAAGGCGCCACCGAGGCCCCCGAGGcctcggacgacgtcgatctACACTACGTCTGCTTCGTgcgcggcgaggacggcaccCTATGGGAGCTCGACGGCCGACGTAAGGGGCCCCTGAACCGCGGCCAgctggacgccggcgaggacgtgcTGAGCGAGAAGGCGCTCACGTGGGGCCCGCGCAAGTTTCTCGAGAGGGAGGGCGCTGATCTGCGGTTCAGCGCTGTTGCGCTGGCGGGATCTCTTGATTAG
- a CDS encoding Putative helicase, P-loop containing nucleoside triphosphate hydrolase, suv3 domain 1, producing MRTVLRAAKICAAGSRLAPSHGFATSSPAAFKAATALGSSRKYTPVESKKSKYDVFRTMILTQFNVVLNNMGGWSETNREFQNFGIRSEHGLNNEIALFRETIQKSIHLANKGATLRKENPLFWSLRNAFIRGDVKGLTSELRYSFQSFMLRSRLEKSSPRQKKLADLRFPQEWFPATRAIQRTIHLHVGPTNSGKTYRALKALENAQSGIYGGPLRLLAHEIYSRFQAKGRPCAMITGEEQRIPDSDNYFISCTVEMTPLNRLVDVAVLDEIQMISDRDRGWAWSQALLGVMAKEVHLCGEERVVDLIKSICSSIGEKCIVHRYQRLSPLQTMKKSLGNDLTKLRKGDAVVAFTRVNLHGLKNAIEDATGRRCAIVYGSLPPETRAQQAALFNDPDNEYDFLVASDAIGMGLNLEIKRVIFETATKHDGTQYRTLTTSEIKQIGGRAGRYKTARQAATDPNGTAAPEEKMGYVTTIVDDDLPIIEKAFNSETQPLDVATIHPPASVIEQFSEYFPPDTPLSFILLRLRELAPVSQRYSVYISELSLEIADAIQEFPMTIQERITILHAPASLREPGMRAIIKAVAKCISTRTGGALYDIQPINLELLDATLDDFSNQGRRYLHSIEALHQAITIYLWVSYRFPNIFTSQALAFHVKDAVEEKIEFYLENNTVFDADIHGKARDRQRREALQKQLEQELLMAEQLESPEGEKELVDSEPSDESPGQWNSPGHEEPLVDDESEYEELQDRPRSEPVPRQKSL from the exons ATGAGAACAGTCTTGCGAGCCGCAAAAATTTGCGCTGCAGGCAGTCGCCTTGCGCCGAGCCATGGCTTTGCGACATCATCCCCAGCCGCCTTCAAG GCGGCAACTGCGCTGGGTTCTAGCAGGAAGTACACCCCCGTCGAAAGTAAAAAGTCCAAATACGACGTCTTCAGAACCATGATCCTTACTCAGTTCAATGTTGTTCTGAATAATATGGGTGGTTGGTCAGAGACCAACCGCGAATTCCAGAACTTCGGCATCAGGAGCGAACATGGGCTCAACAACGAGATTGCGCTTTTCCGTGAGACGATACAGAAATCGATTCATTTGGCCAACAAGGGCGCGACGTTGCGCAAGGAGAACCCGCTCTTTTGGTCCCTGCGGAACGCCTTCATCCGCGGCGACGTCAAGGGGCTGACTTCGGAGTTGCGGTATTCGTTTCAGAGCTTCATGTTGCGGTCACGACTGGAAAAATCCTCCCCGAGGCAGAAGAAGTTGGCGGACCTGAGATTCCCCCAGGAGTGGTTTCCCGCCACGCGAGCCATTCAACGCACTATCCACCTACACGTGGGACCGACAAACTCTGGAAAGACATACCGGGCCTTGAAGGCGCTCGAGAATGCACAATCGGGCATCTACGGAGGTCCCTTACGTCTACTGGCGCACGAGATTTATTCGCGGTTCCAGGCCAAGGGAAGGCCGTGTGCCATGATCACGGGCGAGGAGCAGCGCATACCGGACTCGGACAACTACTTTATTAGCTGCACCGTTGAGATGACGCCGCTCAACAGACTCGTTGACGTCGCCGTGCTGGACGAGATCCAGATGATCAGCGATCGGGATCGAGGTTGGGCGTGGAGCCAAGCTCTACTCGGTGTCATGGCAAAAGAAGTCCACCTGTGTGGCGAGGAACGCGTTGTCGACCTCATCAAGTCGATTTGTTCCAGCATCGGCGAGAAGTGTATTGTGCATCGCTACCAAAGACTGAGCCCATTGCAAACGATGAAGAAGAGTCTCGGCAACGACCTCACCAAGCTCCGAAAGGGCGATGCAGTTGTCGCTTTCACCCGAGTCAACTTGCACGGTCTGAAAAATGCCATCGAGGATGCGACTGGCCGCCGCTGCGCCATCGTCTATGGATCTCTTCCACCCGAGACTCGAGCGCAGCAGGCAGCTTTGTTCAACGACCCGGACAATGAATACGACTTTCTCGTTGCTAGCGACGCCATTGGCATGGGCCTGAACTTGGAGATCAAGCGTGTTATTTTTGAGACGGCGACAAAACACGACGGCACCCAATACCGTACGCTGACGACGTCTGAGATCAAGCAAATTGGCGGCAGAGCAGGCCGGTACAAGACAGCCAGGCAGGCGGCAACGGACCCCAACGGTACCGCCGCtcccgaggagaagatgggaTACGTGACGACgatcgtcgacgatgactTGCCGATTATTGAAAAGGCATTCAACTCCGAGACGCAACCACTCGATGTGGCTACTATACACCCCCCGGCCTCCGTGATTGAGCAGTTTTCCGAATATTTCCCCCCTGATACACCCCTCAGCTTCATCCTGCTCCGGCTCCGCGAGCTTGCCCCCGTCTCGCAGCGTTACTCGGTCTACATCTCTGAACTCAGCCTAGAGATTGCCGATGCCATTCAGGAGTTCCCGATGACGATCCAGGAGCGCATCACCATCCTCCACGCGCCCGCTTCGCTTCGCGAACCTGGCATGAGAGCAATTATCAAGGCGGTTGCAAAGTGCATTTCGACGCGGACCGGCGGCGCTCTGTACGACATTCAACCCATcaacctcgagctcctcgacgcgaCGCTAGATGACTTCAGTAACCAGGGCAGGCGCTACCTGCACTCCATCGAGGCGCTGCACCAGGCCATTACAATCTACCTGTGGGTGAGCTACCGTTTCCCCAACATTTTTACGAGCCAGGCGCTGGCGTTCCAtgtcaaggacgccgtcgaggaaaAGATTGAATTCTACCTCGAGAACAATACCGTCTTCGATGCGGACATCCACGGCAAGGCTCGTGACCGGCAGCGCAGGGAAGCGTTGCAAAAGCAGCTGGAGCAGGAGTTGCTCATGGCAGAGCAGCTCGAGAGCCCCGAGGGCGAAAAGGAACTTGTCGACAGCGAGCCTTCTGACGAGAGCCCCGGGCAGTGGAACTCCCCGGGCCACGAGGAGCcccttgttgatgatgagaGCGAGTACGAAGAACTGCAAGACCGGCCGCGAAGTGAGCCTGTCCCTCGGCAGAAGTCACTATGA